The Mytilus trossulus isolate FHL-02 unplaced genomic scaffold, PNRI_Mtr1.1.1.hap1 h1tg000024l__unscaffolded, whole genome shotgun sequence genome contains the following window.
CTAGGTTCGGTAGTCCAGAGATGATAGAATCGTCACTTCACTCACGTATAGTTAACTTTCCCAAACTCTCGAACAATAACCGAATAGAACTCTACGAGTTAGCGGACTTAGCCGCTGAGATCGAGTCAATCCGCAAAGATGAAAAGTTTGCCACCACATTCGCTTACTTTGATTCGTCTCTAGGCGTGAATCGTTTTGTAACTAGATTACCTTACAGTATTCAAGAAAAATGGACAACCACTGCCAATGGTTATAAGTCAAGAAACTTTGGAGCATATCCGCCATTTTCTTTCTTCGTGCCatttttgcaaaacattgctAAAGTGCGTAATGACCCTGGATTTTTATATGACAATCAAGACACAAAACCATCCACATCTAAACACACAAGAGTACAAAACCGAAATCGAAGTCCTGCGAAAGTTTCAAGCATTAAAACAGACATTGGACACAGTGTTAATAAACCACCTAATAGTACTAGTATTCAGAAGTCAAAAGAGGATTCGTGTCCCCTTCATGGAACTAACCATACGCTCAACTCATGCCGCGGTTTTCGTACTAAACCACTGTCAGAGAGACTTGATTTAATTAAGCAAAAAGGATTGTGTTTCAAGTGTTGCGGACCTAAGAGACATTTCCGTGACAAATGTAAAGAGGATGTCAAATGCAGTGTTTGTGGTTCTCGTGACCATCCGTCAGCCTTACATGTAGATATTACAGCGGAACCCGAGAAAAAGCACGAGGAGGAGAATTCTAAGGAACAAATAAGCAGCAAATGTACCAAAATATGTGATTCGATACACAATACAAGTAAATCATGTGCTAAGATAGTACTCGCCAAAGTATATCACTCCGAGAGACCAGATCATTTCAAAACTGTTTACTGTGTGATCGACGACCAAAGCAACAGGACTTTAGCAACGTCAGATTTCTTCAACTTCTTCGGCGAAAATGACACTGAAACAGAATATGAACTTGCTTCTTGTGCAGGAAGGTTCATTACGAGTGGAAGACGAGCTTCCGGATACATGTTAGCGTCACTTGACGGATCATCTTATCTTAACGTACCTGAAATTATCGAATGTAATGACATTCCAAACAACCGGGAAGAAATACCGTCATCTGTTGTAGCTTCAAGTTATCCACACATGATGGACATAGCAAGTTGTATTCCTGACATTGACAATCAGTCTGAAATACAGATGTTAATAGGCCGTGACCTAATTAGAGCACACCATGTTATTGAACATCGTATAGGAGTCGACGAGGTACCGTACGCACAACATTTGCCCTTAGGATGGGTTATAGTAGGGAATGTATGCCTAGGAAGACAAAATGTtgtcaatgtaaacaaaactgTAATTTTGAACAATGGACGACCTACATTATTGTCCCCGTGTGATAGCCACATGTCAGTGAAATTAGACCCAATCTTCAACAAGACTCAACTAGACGAAAAGGAAGGCACGTCAATAGAGGATCAAACCTTCTTAAACATTATGTCATCAGGATTCTTCAAACAAGATGATGGACACTGGATCGCCCCACTACCATTTAAACCCAACAAACCTTCtttagaaaacaacaaacaaattgCAGAGCGTAGAGCTAAATCTTTCGACATGAACTTACGTTGCAACTCCGTAAAGCGCACACATGTGTTAGTATTTATGCAGAAACTGTTAGACCGAGAACATGCCCAGATAGCAGCCAAACTATCGCCAGGTACCGAGTGCTGGTACCTGCCTATGTTCGCAGTGTATCATCCAAGGAAACCAGAAAGTGTAAGAGTAGTTTTCGACTCTTCAGCAAAACATCATGGACTATCTTTGAACGACGTCTTGTTGAAAGGTCCAGATATTTATAACAGCCTACTTGGAATTTTACTCCGTTTTAGGAAAGAAGCTTATGCCGTAACCGTTGATATCGAACAGATGTTTCATAACTTCAGAGTCATTGATGAACATAGACGTTTCTTGCGCTTCCTGTGGCACAAGGACAACGATTTTGATAAACCGCTAACTGAATATCAGATGTTAGTACACGTCTTCGGCAACAGTCCGTCCCCAGCAGTGGCTACGTATGGTCTGAGACGAACTGTCCAACACGCTGAACTTGATGTGAAAGAGTTTGTTAGCAACGACTTCTACGTAGACGATGGCCTTACCTCGTGCGTAACTCCAGAGGAAGTTATTGATCTTGTTCAAAGAACTAAACAAACTTTATATGACAATGGCAGACTTAGATTGCATAAAGTTGCATCTAACAGCAGGTTAGTGCTCGAAGCATTTCATCCAGATGACCTTGCCAAAAATCTCAAAGACCTCGACCTTGGATCGGCAGATCTACCGATGCAGAGGAGCTTAGGTCTTTCATGGAACACAGAACTGGACGAGTTCACCTTTAGAGTATCTTCCGACATCAAGCCATTTACACGCCGCGGAGTTCTGTCAACAATTAACAGTCTGTATGACCCAGTTGGCTTTGCTGCACCAGTGATAATAAGAGGCAAATTACTCCTGCACCAGATGCTCTCATCTTCATCTACTTCTGATTGGGACGATCCACTTCCAGAACTTCTAAATCAACAATGGGAATCTTGGGTACAATCATTGAGCGAACTTGAAAATTTTCGTATATCTAGAAAGTACAATGCAGTTATAGGACAAACGCCAAATCTCATCCTAAAATTTAGGAGATATCAAATTGCACAATTTATTGATGTTAATTAATCCATTCAACATATTACAACCTCTTATCAGACTCCCTGCTGGTAGAGATTTAGATGAATGGGTATAAAACTTCAGTTATCTGTGACCATGGTAATCAGAACACTGACCATACagacaaataaattaaatcagaatcaatatattgtgtattttttctgaattttaaactagatacatcaatgatgactgtggccaagtttggttaaatttggccgtgtagtttcagaggagaagatttttgtaaaagttaacgacgccggacgacggacgaggACGGACGCCAAgggatgagaaaagctcacttggccttttaggccagatGAGCTAAAacatttggtgcacactgaataacaagCGTAGTGGGTTATTTAAAAGTGTGCGCAAATTAAATGCTCTTTTGTTCCGACGTTGGAAAGTTCCAGGTAGAAAGAGCAGAAAGAACTAACTAGCCGAAAAGTTCCAGAGGAACTTattatatatagactttaataaactattgaatCTGAATATACAAGTTACTTTGTTCTTCCTCTGGTTTAAAAGTTTCACCGGAACAATGCTGAAAAGTTCCAACGGAACATGTCAACTAGCTAGAAAATTCCTTTTTGCCAAATTAGTCCAAACTGAAACTAACACATTAAACTAGCCCAAAAGTTCCAACAGAACTTATCAACCAGTCACAAAGTTCCATTTCGAAAATTGATGCAAAGTAAAagtgcaatattttatatttgaaccTTAGAAAGGGGAACCaagatactgattacaaaaGTCAAAAGGAACTTAATATCAACTAGTCACAAAGTTCCTCTTTGCGGTTAATTAGTCAAAACCAGAACTAACAAACTAGCTCAAAATTTACAACAGAACTTATCAACCTGTCACAAAATTCCATTTGGAGAATTGATGTAAAGTAAAATAACGGAATAAGTTCTAATTATTGTTATACattaatctgaaatttatatttttaaaagtacccACATGATGAGGGGTATTCTTCCCTCGTTCGAAGGTACTATGCATACTAAATTTGCATGATAATGCAACTTATTGCGTTTTATGTGAGCTATGAAGTGCAACTTAAATTTTGCTAACTAATTGTTGTGTTCAGAGAAATTTTCAACTAGCTacattctaaattccattttaaaccgtagaaaaccatgaaaaaacgttaatGACCTCATGATCACattactaaattatgtctatgggctgataacaaaataacgccAGCcaatccaaaattaaattattaatgatGTAATGTTACCGGAACGGATTTCcgatttgtttccttttttagTATTTCTGTAATGTCAGACGCATTTCCTGTCAAATTTGTTCTGCTTTCAACACTTATATTTGCTGGTTATAAGCGCCATAGAGTAAGttctttacatttatttatcttAAAACTATTGTTAGATAAAGTTTACATAAGTATTTTTACTGATTATAAAGTATACgctttgaattatttcacaCACAAGTCACGTTGTTCAAATCACTGTATGAAAAGTGCGAATCGTCAAATGAGTTGATCACATGGGTCATgtcagattttttaattttcactgtATGGAACGTGTGAATCgtaaaaagttgtttttattttcaagattttactaGTATAAAGTCGGTGTTATTCAtccaatatttttatgtttggtattgattgtttgttataaatgacTTATCATATGATTGATATATGTATGTTTGCTTGTCATTTACAttgtgttattttcttttttgtagtCTTTTACCCTCAGTAGAAGGAGGAATAAACATATCCAAATTTATAGTGTTCTTTGATTTTGGGTCATGTAACATCACAGTAAAAGATCTCATACAGCAACAGCAAAGATGAGTCAAGCTGAAGGACATGCCTTTTCAGACAAATTACAGTCATTTTGTGAAAGTAGAGATGATTACGATAAATCATTGGACAAAAACATTCAATTGGTTAAACAACTACTTTCAGACTTTGATTAATGCTTTGATCAAGTTCACGCTAGTAATAAGCCATCTCCACAAAGAAGTTCGTCTGTGCAGGCGTCTCATGATAGAAGTCTACCTGTGCAACAATCTTTTTGCATAGATTCTCCTGTGCCACAACAACCATCTGTAAGTACAGATTCTGTAACATTAGCTAGTACAGCTACCCAACAAAGACAATCAAAAGAACTTGAAGCCAAACGTATTAGATTAAAGTGTTTAGAAACTGAGATTGAGATTCGGAAGCAAACAGCAGAGTTAGAGGCACTGTTAGAGTTGAAAAGTGCTCAAAGTGACTATCTGTTAAGTTTAGATGATCATGATCAGACTTTAGTTAAAAGAATAGATTCTGATGAACGATTCCGTAGGGACACAAAGACAGACTCTAATAACAACAACCATGTAACTTTTTCATCTAGTACTCCACATGGTCAGGCTAGCCAAAGGTTCACAAGTGATAATTATGAACAACCAAGTCATATTGAACCAGTGTCAACGCTAAATGCATCTGCTTCAGCATTTAAACCAAGAACAATAGATGATTCAACCTTACAATCTGCCACTGGACTAAGTCGCTTTTTGATTAAGAAAGATCTCATCTTAAATCGCCTATCGAAATTTGACGATAATCCCATGCTATATGTTTCATGGAAAATAAGTTTTAAGGGCATCATGCTAGAATTAGACACTTCATCTACAGAAGAACTCGATTTATTAGTACGTTGGCTGGGGCCTGAGTCATCAAAACATGCGTCAACCATTCGTGCATGTAATGCGATAAATCCAGGTTTAGCAGTTGAGAAAATTTGGGAACGACTAGAACAAAGGTTCGGTTCGCCAGAAGTCATAGAGACATGCTTAAAAAGAAGAATTTCGTCATTCAAGGTCATTGACAAACAAGACCCAAAACGCTTATATGAGTTAGCAGACCTTGCTTCTGAAATAGCTTCAATAAAATGTCAACCTCAGTATAACATTCTGTTTTCGTATTTTGACTCCTCGACAGGAGTTAATCTCCTCATTTCCAAACTGCCATGGAATCTCCGTGAGAAATGGACATCAGATGCAACAAGATACAAGGAACGAGAACAATGTGTCTATCCTCCGTTTACATTTTTCGAACAATTCATACAGAGAATCGCTAAAATGAAGAATGACCCAAGTTTTCAACTTACCGGTACTCATGAGAAAACAAGTAGTGCAAGCGAACAAGATCGCACGTATAGGAAATCGTACAGAAATGTGAACATTTCTACTCATAAAACAGAAACAATTGCAgaggaaagaaaaacaaacaatgagTTACACAAGGAAAATTTGTGCCCGATACACAAGACAAATCATCTTCTTAATGATTGTATGGCATTCCGGAAGAAACCCTTATCGGAAAGACGAAACTTTATTCTAACAAACagtatttgtttcaaatgttgTGGTCCAACAAAGCATAGGGCTGCAAACTGTAAATGTGACAATATTAAATGTGCTATATGTAAGAGTCAATCACATCCCACAGCACTTCATGTGGAGGTCTCAGTCCAAGAAGGGGAGGGGACCAAGGACTCTGGTGATGATGTTAAGGTGTCGTGTACACAGGTGTGTGGGTATCCTGAAAATACAAGCAAATCATGCGCCAAAATTATTCCGGTAAAAATTGTAAATCACAACATGCCTGAAAAACATCGTATTGTATACGCAATGATTGATGATCAGAGTTCGCATACATTAGCAACATCTAATCTCTTTAACGCATTCCAGGATCATGGACCTGATATTAATTATTCGTTGATTTCTTGTGCTGGTAAAGTTCAAGCGAGTGGTAGGCAAGGAACTGGATATTCTGTTCAGTCTTTAGATGGAAGTTGTATGTATAAATTGCCAAACATTATAGAATGTAATGACATTCCTTGCAACCGAGACGAGATTCCGTCTACAGAAATTGCGTTTCAATATCCCCATCTCAAATCAATATCCAAATATATTCCTAAAGTGATGGAAGACATAGAAATAGAGCTATTAATTGGTCGAGACATATCTGCAGTGCATTATGTTTTAGATCAGAGAACTGAGGGAGACCGGCTCCCATTTGCACAAAAGTTACCCTTAGGTTGGGTCATTGTTGGACAAGTCTGTCTTGGAAATGCACATATGCCTGAAATAActgtatacaaaacatacatCACAAATAGCGGTCGACCAACATTATTTGAACCTTGTCAAAGTAAAATTAAGGTTGAAACcgatttgtttataaaaacagATAAGGATAACAAAATAGGACTTTCAGTGGACGATACACGTTTTCTAAGGTTAATGGACTCTGAGTTTGAAAAAGACACTGATGGGCATTGGACCGCACCTTTGCCATTTCGTAAGAATATTCAACCATTGCCAGATAACAAAGCTCTTGCGTTAAAACGCGCCAATTCTCTTGACATGAATTTCCGCCGTAATCCTACTAAGTTGGAACATGTGAAGTCGTTTatggacaaaatatttgaacGTGGTCATGCTGAAAAAGCACCAAGCCTATTACCGAATGATAAGCGATGGTATTTGCCCATGTTCGGGGTATACCATCCTCGAAAGCCAGAATCTATCAGAGTTGTTTTTGATTCGTCCGCTCAATTTGGAGGTGTAGCCCTCAATGATGTGTTAATGTCGGGCCCAGACTTGTCGAATAGTCTTCAAGGAGTTCTGCTTAGGTTTCGTCGTGAACGCGTTGCAGTAACCGCTGATGTGGAACAAATGTTTCATAACTTCCGTGTTAAGACCGATCATCGCAACTATCTTCGTTTCTTATGGCACCCAAATAGTGATTTAAGTAAACCTCTGGAGGAGTTTAGAATGACAGTTCATGTATTTGGCAACAGCCCTTCACCAGCTGTTGCCACATATGGTTTGCGTAGATCTGTCCAAACGGCATCTCTAGACGTTCAGAAATT
Protein-coding sequences here:
- the LOC134699026 gene encoding uncharacterized protein LOC134699026; the protein is FDQVHASNKPSPQRSSSVQASHDRSLPVQQSFCIDSPVPQQPSVSTDSVTLASTATQQRQSKELEAKRIRLKCLETEIEIRKQTAELEALLELKSAQSDYLLSLDDHDQTLVKRIDSDERFRRDTKTDSNNNNHVTFSSSTPHGQASQRFTSDNYEQPSHIEPVSTLNASASAFKPRTIDDSTLQSATGLSRFLIKKDLILNRLSKFDDNPMLYVSWKISFKGIMLELDTSSTEELDLLVRWLGPESSKHASTIRACNAINPGLAVEKIWERLEQRFGSPEVIETCLKRRISSFKVIDKQDPKRLYELADLASEIASIKCQPQYNILFSYFDSSTGVNLLISKLPWNLREKWTSDATRYKEREQCVYPPFTFFEQFIQRIAKMKNDPSFQLTGTHEKTSSASEQDRTYRKSYRNVNISTHKTETIAEERKTNNELHKENLCPIHKTNHLLNDCMAFRKKPLSERRNFILTNSICFKCCGPTKHRAANCKCDNIKCAICKSQSHPTALHVEVSVQEGEGTKDSGDDVKVSCTQVCGYPENTSKSCAKIIPVKIVNHNMPEKHRIVYAMIDDQSSHTLATSNLFNAFQDHGPDINYSLISCAGKVQASGRQGTGYSVQSLDGSCMYKLPNIIECNDIPCNRDEIPSTEIAFQYPHLKSISKYIPKVMEDIEIELLIGRDISAVHYVLDQRTEGDRLPFAQKLPLGWVIVGQVCLGNAHMPEITVYKTYITNSGRPTLFEPCQSKIKVETDLFIKTDKDNKIGLSVDDTRFLRLMDSEFEKDTDGHWTAPLPFRKNIQPLPDNKALALKRANSLDMNFRRNPTKLEHVKSFMDKIFERGHAEKAPSLLPNDKRWYLPMFGVYHPRKPESIRVVFDSSAQFGGVALNDVLMSGPDLSNSLQGVLLRFRRERVAVTADVEQMFHNFRVKTDHRNYLRFLWHPNSDLSKPLEEFRMTVHVFGNSPSPAVATYGLRRSVQTASLDVQKFVSKNFYVDDGLISCSSVCEVVDLVKNTQSELMKGGRLRLHKIASNSTEVLKQFAKDDLAKDLKNIDIDEESLPLQRSLGISWDINLDAFVFSVDTEPKPFTRRWVLSTINSLFDPIGFTAPVTLEGKLLLREIMSCSSSTDWDDPLEEDFHKRWKLWVDSLKNLCDLCIPRMYCIYSVENASRLEVHVFCDASKEAVAAVAY